gatatcgttcgccttatgcgtttttgttctcgcattggcatccttggtgatatttagcgccctctgattattctgcgcatttgatggtgctacatagccttcccggtttggtgccttcttttgataattacttacctacctacctaaaattttctgttagattaaggacctgcccgaaacactgctcATACTAGtgattttacaagaatgtaatcactatactatgtatcctcacaatcctaatgtaccttcttgtatatatataaataagtatatatagtatagataaataagtatataaataaataaataaatttggcaATGAGTGGGTGGATGGCAGATTGTATTAGCCCATTGTTTTAATATTTTCTTGTGGGTTCACCTCACTGTTGTGGTTTCATTGTCAGTGCTCAGCATGTTAATTCAGGATAATATATTCGTGTTAATTATTCTCTGTTTCAGGGTAATAGTACTTTGGAACGCGATCCTCTTGAGGTGAAGGAGTCGCCCTGCTCTGTGTCAAGTGTCTTCACCATACCAAATAGTGATGATTTTGGGAATATCACTGAAGAGAACGCTTGTATCAAGATTGACAACAGTGATAATAACTGGATTGGACAAAGAACGAATGGTGGTACTGCAGGCACAATTGACGAAGGTTGTGTTAATAATGAGAGCGATGGGAGTACATGCAGTAGGGACAGTGCTGCTTTTGTGTCCAATGATGGAGATCAACACCTGGACAACAGCTGCATTCGTTACGAAAGTTTTGCCTCACGACGGTTCCCAAGTGACAAAGCTCACTTCATTGAACCTCTTAATACGCAGGAGAAGCAGTTCGTCATTTTAAAAGGACCGTGTCAGCCACCAGGACCATTTCCATTTATATCTAAAGAGGAAAAACTGAGTTTCTCGGAGTCTCACTACACCATGATAAGCAGAGCCGGGATGAAACTCAAGAGAGCGTGGCTCTGCTACTCGGCAGCGTTAGACTGTGCATACTGTCAGGCATGTTGGCTTTTTTCAACCACGAATCGAGAGGATGCTTGGGTGAAGGGAGTGCGTGACTGGGGTCATATTTCTGCTGAAATTGAAAAGCACGAAAACTGGACCAGCCATCTCCAGTGCTGCATAATTCAAGAGCAGTGGCGCCTGAACAAGACTCTGACAGAGGAAGTGGAAAAGGCTATGAGGATGGAAGCACTTTTCTGGAGACAAGTTCTTGAGAGAATAATCAACACCACATTGACATTGTTCACCTCCAACCTATCATGTGGGAGCCACAAAGAACCTGAAGGCAAAAGTGACAGTCCGGGAAATTCCCTTGCCATTATATCCCTACTGTCCAAATATGACCCCGTGCTTAACAAATTATTGAGTATGCCAGATGCTACAGTTACGTATCTGACTCAAACAATACCGATTGAACTGATAGGCATGATTTCCAAAAGCATCAGAGAAGACATAATAAAAGATGTCGATGCAGCGCCGTTCTTTTCAGTGATAATGGACTCTACACAAGATCTTGGGAAGACTGACCAACTCAGTCAGGTTGTTCGCTACGTTTCTGTCCGCACTGATCAGAATGGTAAACCAGTAGAGATACAAATCAAGGAATCATTTTTGGGGTTCGTGCAGAATAATACTCAATCTGGGGCTGGACTAAACATCTCAAAGCTTCGCGGTCAAGCCTATGACGGAGCTGCTTGCATGAGTGAAGCGTATGAGGGATTGCAAGCTGAACTTAATGCTCTACAACCCAAGGCTGCATATATCCATTGTGCTGCTCACAACTTAAATCTAGTCCTGAAGGATGCTATGTCGGATGTACTGGAAGTACAGAATTTCTTTGGCATAGTTGAAAATATATACTACTTTTTTGCTAGCAGTCTTAGTCGATGGAACAAACTCTGTTTATTTTTACCCAACTCTAGTATCAATTTAAGTAAAATGTGCCCAAAGAAATGGTCATCATGGTATGACACACTATTGGCTCTTCGCTATCGTTTGGCAGATATACTCAAACTTCTAAGCAACATCATTCTCCTGGGCAAGACGAAAGATGACGTGTCTGAAGCAACTGCTCTTAAGTCAAAAATTGAGCAATTTGAGTTTGTCTTTCTTACTGTATTACTTACTAAAATTTTAGACTCGATTGGTTGCGTCTCGCTGTTACTAAGTTCTTCACAATGTGATCTCAGCAAAGCTGCGGAACTTTTTCAAATGTCTTGTGTTGCTTTGCAGGAGACCAGAAGCCAGTATGATTCCATCCGAAAAACCTCAGTCGAAATTGCCAAAACTTGGGGCATATCGGACTGCTTTGAAGAGCGCCAAGCACCAAGCGTGAAGACATTTTCTGTCGGGCTCTGTGATGACAAGAGAACAATATCTGGTGAGAAAAGATTCAAGGTCAATGTGTtttatcctacgctggacatagCCTGCGTACAGACTAAACAGCGTTCCGAAAGTCTGACTCGTGTAGTCACTACATTCAAAGCTCTTCACCCATCAGTACTAATGTCGGCAACTGACAGCGAGCTGTTGGCAGCTGGGGATATTCTAGCTAATCGATACAACACAGACTTGTCATCCTCTTTACCTTTCCAACTTCTCTCTTTTCGATCGTGTATCAAACAAGAACTTGCCAAGATGTCGACAATTCAAGAAATAGCTTCACTTTTAATGGTTGAAAAGTATTTTCTTTCGTCAAGTTTTCCTGATATCTACACTGCATGCATGCTGTTTCTCACCTTACCAGTTACCGTGGCGCCgtgtgagaactctgtgtctaaacTGGACCAAATTAAGAACTATCTGAGGAACACAGCATTCACAGAGCAGCTGGATGATCTGGCCTTGTTATCAATTGAGAAGGAATGGGCAAAGAAGGTGAATGTGTCAAAAATAATTGACATTTACACTGATGCGAGTGCAAGGAAGACACTATGGCAATAGGTGAGTTTGTGCATTTCTTTATACATAGAGTAATTTTTTAATGGAAAGACAGATAACCATGCAGATGGCTTTGGATTGGTTTCAGGAGTGTGGCTGGACTATTTCTTGATTGAATTAGGTTTTATAACTTCTTTTGCTTCCTGAAGATGTGCCGTTAAATGCCCGGTCTTTATGCCATTTGTTGACACAATCATTTCTGTATAAGTGATGAGACTCCCGGACCTGGTCGGAGTAAAGGTTCTGGTTTACAGGCTCCCTCAATCTGTGGAGCTCCTTTTTGTGACTGAGAGCAAGCAGGCTGGCATTGCCTCTTTCAAGGATGCCTATCAATCTCTTCGGACAGTTTGTAGGGAGAAGCACCGGGAACAGTTTGGGGGAAGATGCACCGGGGACAGTTTGGAGGGAGAAGCAGTGTGGGGGAAGATATCATCAGGCATTTTATATAGCTTGGTCCAATTTTGCTGGGACTTGACTGTAGTGACCAAAGGGTTCACTGCTTGGATGTCATCAACTTTGTGATGCTCAAGCATAGCCCCTATTGGCCTCGTGTAGATAAGTTGTTTATATGAGTTGAAGATGACATCTCTCAATCAAAGTTGAGAGATGACAACTTTGCTGTCAATGAGATATTACACATGTCATTTGAATGTGAATTGATATCTTCTACTTTGGATGCGAAACACAGTAATTCATagatttgagggtgtgtgtgctaCAGTATATAGAAAGTTATTAAGATTAATATTTGTTTTTACAGTTGCACCATAATCTTGTCTGACTTCCTGAGGCAAGAAATTTTGAtgaagaaccaccaccacctgtcatcGTGAAGCAGAGAACACGTTAGAAGCACTCGTTTCATAGCTTGAGACTTATttctatgttgtgttgaataTAAATTGTAAATATTTTTTACTTGTGGGTCTGTGTAGATTATCCGATAGGCCTGACATTTTAAATTTTAACTGACTGGTGCTCGTAATATTTTTtagtttttaataatttttagtttGCTTCAGTGTTTAATGGAGCCAAAATTATTGATGGCTCTTCAAATAAAATTTAACTGGAATGATTTAGCATTCGTGTCAATATCCTTCACTGAAATTATTTTTTGCCCTGGTGCTGAGAAAGTATTCCACACTCAAAACAAACGACAGTATTATGCAAGTTTGCATTTAATTCTGCTTTTCGATTATATTAGGGAATCTTATCTCTGGTAGGGACATTGATTTCATCTAGGATCAGGCTGCAATGAAATATCTGACtgcgaacagcctggttgaccagatgaaTGGTCAACCAAGCTGTAATGACGTTAATCCtcggaaccacctcaaggtaacatcgGTGTGGTTTGCGTCTCTCCACCAAATGCCATGTTTGGAGTTTTCAAGCctttactgtactattgttgttattattattattattattattaaccagTGCACTCAGTGTCTCATATGTATCCTCCGCAGCAATGGTATGAGGAAGCTTAGTGTTCCTTCCATATTTTCCATTCTGTTGGTTGTCATTTTCTGTATTGTCTTATCTGTTGATTTTCCTCTTTCAGTGCTGGGAGGTCATGTTTAGGGGTGCTGACTCTAGCCATTAAACTACTGCTACCTCTTGACTAAACCTGCTCTCAATGTTGCAAAAATTCCTTTACCAATGATGCATCTTAAAAGTTTAAAGTGATGAGCCTCTTCAGCACCTCACCATCCACATTCTTTTCTCACAATTTTTGCTGTCTCTCGGCCACAATAACTTCTGTCCACATTCATGTTTTAGGTCTTCTCTCACTTGTTATCTTTCGGCCACAATAAGTTCTGTCCACATTCATGTTTTAGGTCTTCTCTCACTTATCTTTCGGCCACAATAACGTCTGTCCACATTCATGTTTTAAGTGTTCTGTTCTCAATAAaattattaatgaatttatataACTCTTTCACTGCTAAATTAACTTGACTGTGTACATTAAATTTTTTACTCTAACTGCAGTACTTCTGTTATATACTTAGGCATACATTTCTACCTTGACCGTCGCCATAACTCCATCCATGcactatatataatgaataacaaTGATATCACAATCCTGGCATATAACTACATTATTAAGGTTAATTAATGCcgagattaataataattaattttgaggttaataataataataatactaaattgcccgaacctaacctaaccgagatcCCCACCAATAGAAAATGGGGAACATTACTCAACTTTGCCAACCACTGTGATTTGTTGTACATCAGTTGTGACGCACAACTGGAATGGAATTGTCTTGAGTTTGGAGATTTGTGTGTCAAAGTGCTACGTACTATTTGAAAGATCGGGTTATAAGTGGCTCTGGAATTTAATTCCAAAAGTTTTCAAAAAAGGTAGATACAATATTGATAAGCTATTTACATAACTACCTCACACATGTATTTGAACAGTTCACAACTTATGAaatacatatttaaaaaaaaaaatgaaatatgataaTCACACAATACAAGATTGTGTTTTGGCCTATTTCTACCCACCTAGCCGGGCCTCACTGGGAGTGATTGAGGGGATACAATTATATTGCTATAAATGACTACTCAATAGCTAGTTGATAGAGCCTCAGTCTCTCATGCATCGGGTTCACGGTTCAAGTCTCCTAGAGCCTAGGTGAATGGAATTATCTTGCTGATAATCAGGGTAGAGTTATTTTCTCTTGAGTGGAGAGTTGGATTTATGATAGGCTCAATGCCTATCAAAGAAGGGTATTAAGGCAACAACAGTagattactgaccaaccagcaagtataattTAGTCTTGAACATTTGTGAAAGAACTAAAGTATACTCAGTGTAGATACACTAAGGGGTATGCCTCTGTGTATACTGTGGCCTAAGGTTTACTTCATCACAATACTATTTATTTCATTACCAAAATCAtatgtagaaataaaaaaattaatgaaAAACGATATAATAAAAATTACACCACCTcaaaaaactaaaactaaaatgcatttttatatttttagatagtgGTATGCTAATGAAATAGTATTAAAGTGAAGCAACCTTTGACCTACtgagtataataatgattttatgCAACTGTGTACTGTATATTATACTAGTCAGGGGAGGTAGAAGAAAATACTTGTGTTCAGGGGGCATATTCAAGGTCTTCTTTCAATACCTTATTTTTTCTTCGCTGAGACTATGGGTCCCCACAATTGCACCAAGAGGTGgtactcttttatatatatttactacaTAACCGCTCGAAGTAAGACCTGATAGCCCAGAGAAACGGTTTGAATTGGTCTCGGCAGTACGCTACGTATATGGGATATCACAGAAAATGCCATTAAAATTGtgaaattatttttaaatttaacaAATGTTAATAAAAACATATATGTAATATAGATCTATAATGGAGCAGCAAAATTTTTTTTGTAGTTTTAATTTCTCTATtaagatattacataaatattgtTTAGCACGTAGTTGTAAAGATGAAATATTTGAGACCTAAGTAGACTGTAGCCTACTAGGCAGAtatcatataatatatacataatttTGGAAGTGTAGGAATACCTACCTTAACATTTCACAACAATGAAACTAAGAATTAAAATTCTTCCCCATCGTTTTTATGATAATGTTGCTATTCTTGgatcaaggggcctcgtagcctggtggatagcgcgcaggactcgtaattctgtggcgcgggttcgattcccgcacgaggcagaaacaaatgggcaaagtttctttcaccctgaatgcccctgttacctagcagtaaataggtacctgggagttagtcagctgtcacgggctgcttcctgggggtggaggcctgatcgaggaccgggccgcggggacactaaagccccaaaatcatctcaagataacctcaagataagaaaggGGAATACTGTAGTTTAAATAAATTCATTCCATACATTCATTGAACCTATCAAAACCTTATTCATAAACgactgtacatttataattggttAAGTTTACACCAGAAGTATGTTACAGGTGAACAGTTACAATGAGCCACCagtccccgtggtgcagtggtaagacactcgcctggcgttccgcgagcgctttgtcatgggttcgtatcctggccggggaggatttactgggcgcaagtccttaactgtagcctctgtttaactcaacagtaaaatgtgtacttgtaaaaacgattcttccctgcgaggatcgtattccagggacctgcccaaaacgctacgcgtactagtggctgtacaaaaatgtaacaactcttgtatatatctgaaaAAAAATGAGTTATTAAGGTATTAGCATTACTTATCATCATGGAGTGTTTTTATTACACCTTCATATTCTCGCCTTGGTCATTCAAACACGCTATGGCGAGCAACGAGGTAgggaactatgaagatgaaaagaacactgtttttcccaaaaacggtgggttttctgagtggaagagaacgtatgtctggaagctgactttaaccgccccaagctgcgcgcgcattgacccgaggttatataaaccgggaCGGAGACGGCGTGGCCCCTCTTCctaagccagcagctgctctta
This genomic stretch from Procambarus clarkii isolate CNS0578487 chromosome 5, FALCON_Pclarkii_2.0, whole genome shotgun sequence harbors:
- the LOC123766739 gene encoding uncharacterized protein isoform X2 — encoded protein: MVAMRPSKRRRFSEHEKTLLFSLISREKQVLECRDNKVHSLEERRESWEVVTALFNSGARVARTVEELKKCWMNQKYSERFKMMTKFCCVPNCDSCSTTARLFRFPKQPEMALKWKQNIALDKIKSFYITKNKFVCEHHFRDTDFRPLEPGNLLRALKPHAVPKMSRKSQLKKKTFSTPFDTDEVVKKAGQGIGRSSTSQSLPSTSQSLPSTSQSLPSPSQSLPSTSQSLPSPSQSLPSTSQHYNESRGPEAQCLSKPPYVAWQLCVQAVANAPNRQSTAKGVRDYIMKHYPYFNLNNNLWKNNVRPILYCGKYFVKVPETKNKKGISLWKIDPAFECELIRKAFKPSQFLMRRQKKHLLSNMKMKFSSRKSSISKLALQDESSAYEYVSCSEKSGNDGPANVDGTSDEVDGLADTDALAADVDGLADTDALAADVDGLADTDALAADVDGLADTDALAADVDGPAVASTAAISTSRAPSLTPPHQHLQGKAVKYKKCQFNVTGKCVKYRQRGGQVSSLNAFSFKQLIIQAISSSKEKQLCLEDILAYIMEHNPHFRPGNKLWQNSVRANLRYRRHFYFTKKGKKIFWKLVRKHENTLMAQAYIPRNREQKRSLKIGCTQNVKRLKLTVAEASQDGSPKLEGVNVAAPSLTRHPSASSVGTVSGASNTHTAPLSQIYDQDTTLAGTSEAATGDPSVIISDLLSKSCSVRLRKLDDAEMLEGVNWFHKRKTNEPPNYLKYEDDDVHTDSESNTCDDLVVVKEELMEAEDKASKDHGDYSHFHSVADSNYLLQNTIQGNSTLERDPLEVKESPCSVSSVFTIPNSDDFGNITEENACIKIDNSDNNWIGQRTNGGTAGTIDEGCVNNESDGSTCSRDSAAFVSNDGDQHLDNSCIRYESFASRRFPSDKAHFIEPLNTQEKQFVILKGPCQPPGPFPFISKEEKLSFSESHYTMISRAGMKLKRAWLCYSAALDCAYCQACWLFSTTNREDAWVKGVRDWGHISAEIEKHENWTSHLQCCIIQEQWRLNKTLTEEVEKAMRMEALFWRQVLERIINTTLTLFTSNLSCGSHKEPEGKSDSPGNSLAIISLLSKYDPVLNKLLSMPDATVTYLTQTIPIELIGMISKSIREDIIKDVDAAPFFSVIMDSTQDLGKTDQLSQVVRYVSVRTDQNGKPVEIQIKESFLGFVQNNTQSGAGLNISKLRGQAYDGAACMSEAYEGLQAELNALQPKAAYIHCAAHNLNLVLKDAMSDVLEVQNFFGIVENIYYFFASSLSRWNKLCLFLPNSSINLSKMCPKKWSSWYDTLLALRYRLADILKLLSNIILLGKTKDDVSEATALKSKIEQFEFVFLTVLLTKILDSIGCVSLLLSSSQCDLSKAAELFQMSCVALQETRSQYDSIRKTSVEIAKTWGISDCFEERQAPSVKTFSVGLCDDKRTISGEKRFKVNVFYPTLDIACVQTKQRSESLTRVVTTFKALHPSVLMSATDSELLAAGDILANRYNTDLSSSLPFQLLSFRSCIKQELAKMSTIQEIASLLMVEKYFLSSSFPDIYTACMLFLTLPVTVAPCENSVSKLDQIKNYLRNTAFTEQLDDLALLSIEKEWAKKVNVSKIIDIYTDASARKTLWQ